From the genome of Chrysemys picta bellii isolate R12L10 unplaced genomic scaffold, ASM1138683v2 scaf4929, whole genome shotgun sequence:
CTCTTCGCTGAGCTGCTGCGGGAGCTGGAGCAGGCAAGGGACTTTGCCAGCAGCATGGGGCGGCTCCTGGCTGGCGGAGGGAGCGGCAGCCCCGGCGGGGAGCCAGGCCAGAGCTCCAGCGTGGCCCTGGCCCAGGGGACGGCCGAGCCCTTCGCCGTGCGGCAGGACGTCCGGGGCTTTGCGCCCGAGCAGCTGGCGGTGAAGCTGGTGGGCAGGAAGGTGCTGCTGACGGGCAGGAAGGAGACGCAGAGCGAGGACGGCAAAGGCTCCTTCTCCTACAAGTACGAGGTGTTCAGGAGGGAGTGGGACGTGCCCGAGGCCGTGGACACCGACCGCCTGACCTGCTCCATCTCCAGGGAGGGGCAGTTGTGCATCGAAGCCCCGTGCctggcccccccagccctccccgcaAGGGACGTGCCCATCCAGCTCGGCCCTGCGGGCGGCTCGGCAGCACCGGCTGAGCCGGGCTCAGAGGCCGGGGCCGACGGCAGAGCCCGGGGGTAACCGCCTGAGCTGCTGGCAGCGGCCCCGGGGGAGCTGGGCGGAGAAGGGGGAGCAGAATCCAGGCGCCAGGGCTGAGACTTGACTTTTTTTTCGCTTCGGCGGCGCTCCGGACCTGCCCCCCGGCCCCATGCGTCCCGCTATTTTGTTCATGTAatgtggtcaccctagctgggccCTGGGTACCTGGCTGGCTGCAAGCCAGATTCACAGCGTGTAATGTATTTGATATGAAATAAACGTTCCGGATTTTCCCCTGGGCTGGTGCTGCCTTCGCCAAGACCGGCTGGTGCCAGCACTCGCTGCGGGCGCCTCCTCGGGCCACGTCTACGTTATCATGGCGCAGGCTGGCCCCGCGCAGCTGGCCCCTTCTGGGGAAGTGGGTTCCCCCCTGGGACACGCCCACAGGGGGGGGGAACatcgggggcgggcggggggacgCCAGGCAGGCTCCTGGGCTCCACTGGAGGCTGGGGGTGAGGCACAGGCTGAGCCGGCAGAGCTCAGCTGGCACAAAGCCCAGAGGGACAGGGCCATGCAAACCCAGAGCCTAGTGCTGGGTGAAAGGGGCTGGCGTGCAGGGCTCGCCTGGGGTACATAAATCAGACCCCTCCCCccgagggaagtgggaggggcattATTTAAAAGATTATTTCCAGGAAcctgggagggaaactgaggaagggtGCTTGCTGGGCCATCCCAAGCCACCAGGGGGACAGGGGAGGTGGGGACCCCGGTGCAGagacctgccacatccacagagCACCGGGGAGGATGAGCGCGGCTCCTCCATGCAGCCGCCTCTCACCTGCACGGAGCCCTGGGGCTTTACCGCTGGTGCCAGCCCCTTCGGTCCCTGCTTCCTACCGGCCCAGGGAGCCAGTCCAGCGCCAAGCCCAGTCATTCCCGTAGCGCCTGCATGGCCAGAGAACGGGCTCCCCTCGGCTCTCTCAGCGCACCAGCATGTGCCAAGCCGGGATCCGTCCAGCTGCCCCACGGCTCTGGGTGAGTGGCAGTGACCGAGGACGGCGCTAGGCCCCCATCAGCTGCAGACACATGCAGGCAGTAACTCCGGGGAGCGCCTGGCCCTGCCCAGGGACCCAGAGTCTCACGCAGGGGCGGGAAGTTTGCAGTACGGCCAGTCTCGGCTCCAGGGCCCTGCTGTGCCAAGCAGCCTGTGTGCACGGGAGCCCGGGCAGGGGGCGGGCATGTGCCAGCCAGCAGCTGTTTGTCCCAGGGCCAGTGCGCTCCTCACCCGGAACCCCTCTCCATCAGTCCCTCATTAGGGCCCCATCCCCCAAACCCCCGTGCAGAGCGGCAGTCACTCAGCCAATGGGCTCGCTGCTGCCAGTTGGACCCGCAGGACTGGGCCTGACCCTCTGCCAGGCTCACGCCAATGACATTAACTATGACGGTGTATAAAC
Proteins encoded in this window:
- the LOC101941297 gene encoding heat shock protein 30C, which gives rise to MLWHLHLLRPPHYPPAARLGPVRTLWPAPGALFAELLRELEQARDFASSMGRLLAGGGSGSPGGEPGQSSSVALAQGTAEPFAVRQDVRGFAPEQLAVKLVGRKVLLTGRKETQSEDGKGSFSYKYEVFRREWDVPEAVDTDRLTCSISREGQLCIEAPCLAPPALPARDVPIQLGPAGGSAAPAEPGSEAGADGRARG